The window CTCCGGTATGCATCCCCGGCGGACGGACCGAATGGGGTGCGAATTCCGGCGGACGGACAGTTCTCCCGCGCCGCGCCGGAGAGCCTCCATTGCCATTGGAGCCTTCGGGGGCAGCCACTTCCCCAGGGGCACCGTCTGGAACCCTGCTATGATTTTCAGCCATGGCTTTGCCAAGCGTTTCCAGGGATGTCCATGCACTGACATGGACCGTATCCGGCGCGGCAATGCCAAAAATTCCTGGTGGATAGGTCAGAAAGAGTGCGTCCTTCCACCAATTGCTGACCACCTCGACCGCCCCGTCAATCTGGCCTGAGAGCGTTTCCGCGGCGCGCAGGGCCGATGATTCCTTGAGATGGGCGGCAGCGTCGAGCACCAGAAAGAATACACCGGATTGCGGCGAAAAGCCGGAGAGCAGTTCCCACTGACCGGTATTTAATGGCGCTTCCCGCCACCTTTGATACGCTGCTTCCAAGTCAGCAAAGCGTCCAAGGCTGAGCCAATAGCCATCCGTTGCACTGTGCATCCGGCGTGGGGTCAGGGCGGGAAAGTTGATTTCCGTATCTGTGGGGAGGGCATGGGCATCAATCAATTGAGGATTGGTCGAGTGGACCAGATCCAGAAACATCTGATCCTTGGAGCCGTACACCGCTTGCACCAAAGCCAGCAACGCATCCGACACCTCTTCAATGGAGTTCAGACCGATACTCCCCAGCATGCGGGGAATTTCCGTCAATTCGAATACAGGGCGATACGGCTCCATGGGCTGATCTGTAATTCCGAAACGGTCGTCAGCTTCCTCTTGCTCATACCCCCCGGAGACCGCTTCTTCGTTGGAAAAGAATGGCTGGCCATCGGACCTCTCGGGAAAAACAACCAGCCCCGCATGATCCTTCGTGGAGCCGCTCGGGGAAGCTTTTGAAGGCGCTTCTGGGAGGTCTCCCAGGATATCTTCCGGAGATCGCTCGGGAATGCTCAGTTGCGGCGGTTCGTCTCTCTCTTGAAAAAACCCCAAAAAAAGGGCCAAAAGCAGTAGACCGACCGCCAGGATCACGATCGGTAGGGATCGAGGGGCGAACCCGGCATCGCGCCCTGATTGCACCCTGTCACCCCTCCTTACTTATCCCAGCCCTGCGAACCGCCACCCATGGGCCGCTTGGCCCGAAAGGGGCGGACGGTCGCGGGTCGTTTGCGCGGGGGCCGTTGGTCATCGTCCGCGTGCCCACCCTGGGCGAGCTCTTTGACCTCAATACGCAGACCCCGAATCTGGTTGCCGTTCATCACCCGGACCACTTCCCCGGCGAATTCCGAAGGCACTTCAACGAAACTGCGATTGTCCTGCAGCAGGATCTTGCCGATCTGCCTGCCGGATAAGCCAGTTTCCCCGGCAATGGCCCCGACAACGTCGCGGACCTCCACATTCTGATGGCGGCCGACATTGAGCTGCAATCGGGTCATGCCCTGACGGGGGGCAATTTCCCGCGAACGTCCGCCGGGATGCTCCCGGTCCCCGAAACGACCCCGGGATGGCTCCGTGAAGAGCAGCGTATCATCCTGGGCTTCACGAGGCGGCCCCATAAGCATTTTCAGCAAGGCCGCGGCCATATCCAGGGAAGAGACCTGTTCGTTTTCCAGAAAATGCTCCACGGTGCGAATCTGCTTGTCCAACTCACCCGCGGTCATGCTCTCCCGAACCCGGTTCAGGAACATTTCCGTCTTGGCCTGCTCCACATCCCCGACACTGGGCACGCTGCGCTGCACCATCTTGGCCTTGGTGAACCGTTGGATGTCCCGCAGCTTGTAGAACTCCCGACCAGAGGCAAAGGTGAAGGCCCGGCCGGTCCGACCGGCCCGGCCGGTGCGGCCGATGCGATGTACGTAATACTCCACGTCACTGGGAATATCGAAGTTGAACACCGCCTCCACGTCATCCACGTCAATACCGCGGGCGGCCACGTCCGTGGCCACAAGGATTTCCACGTTGCCGGAACGAAACTTGCCCATGACCCGGTCTCGCTGTCCCTGGTTCATGTCCCCGTGCAGCCCTTCGGACATATACCCCCGGGCCTGGAGATGCTCCACGATCTGGTCCACGCCCCGCTTGGTGTTGGAAAAAACAATGCTCAGCTTGGGATTGTAGACGTCGATGATCCTGCACATGGCCTCCAGGCGCGATCCCCGGGGCACTTCGTAGAAAAACTGTTCAATATTCGGAACAGTGAGCACCTTCTGAGACACCTTGGCCAGGAGCCGATCCGTCAGGTATTTGTCTGCCAAACGCAGAATATCCGGCGGCATGGTCGCGGAAAAGAGGACGGTCTGCCGCTCGGCAGGCGCGGCCTGGAGAATCTGCTCAATATCTTCCCGAAATCCCATGTCCAGCATCTCGTCCGCTTCATCCAGAACGGCGATCTTGATCTTGTCCAGCTGGATGGTCCCCCGATCCAGATGGTCCATGACCCGGCCCGGCGTGCCGATGACCACCTGCACGCCCTGACGCAGGACACGAAACTGCCGGTCAATGGGCTGCCCTCCGTACACCGGAAGCACGGTGATTCCCTTGCGATACTTGGCCAGGGTATTCAACTCTTCGGCCACCTGGATGGCCAATTCCCGAGTCGGGCAGATCACGATGGCCTGGGTGTCTCGGTTGGCGGGATCGACCTTTTCCAGAATCGGGATCCCGAATGCCACGGTT of the Desulfonatronum thioautotrophicum genome contains:
- a CDS encoding SPOR domain-containing protein → MQSGRDAGFAPRSLPIVILAVGLLLLALFLGFFQERDEPPQLSIPERSPEDILGDLPEAPSKASPSGSTKDHAGLVVFPERSDGQPFFSNEEAVSGGYEQEEADDRFGITDQPMEPYRPVFELTEIPRMLGSIGLNSIEEVSDALLALVQAVYGSKDQMFLDLVHSTNPQLIDAHALPTDTEINFPALTPRRMHSATDGYWLSLGRFADLEAAYQRWREAPLNTGQWELLSGFSPQSGVFFLVLDAAAHLKESSALRAAETLSGQIDGAVEVVSNWWKDALFLTYPPGIFGIAAPDTVHVSAWTSLETLGKAMAENHSRVPDGAPGEVAAPEGSNGNGGSPARRGRTVRPPEFAPHSVRPPGMHTGAPVRLYRLLSEGIIRDYAIRGADPTTGAESQVQTGFIQVVAHVQRYLADTEAEWFAGHGWPASVFSMEIAGRIYHRVLIGPFATMEDAKAVMLQSRTYVHALEYIQRVMQRAQVEPMDNSKQEWRLRLEVEGNPAPVARVLEDYGWPVQRVSDQSVFLGPFPRESKAEGLRKRAVEDDGWGPMSENREQANQKSIPIHN
- a CDS encoding DEAD/DEAH box helicase, giving the protein MSIEQFAELGLSEEILKAVQDMGFEEPSPIQALAIPMLMQGRDVIGQAQTGTGKTVAFGIPILEKVDPANRDTQAIVICPTRELAIQVAEELNTLAKYRKGITVLPVYGGQPIDRQFRVLRQGVQVVIGTPGRVMDHLDRGTIQLDKIKIAVLDEADEMLDMGFREDIEQILQAAPAERQTVLFSATMPPDILRLADKYLTDRLLAKVSQKVLTVPNIEQFFYEVPRGSRLEAMCRIIDVYNPKLSIVFSNTKRGVDQIVEHLQARGYMSEGLHGDMNQGQRDRVMGKFRSGNVEILVATDVAARGIDVDDVEAVFNFDIPSDVEYYVHRIGRTGRAGRTGRAFTFASGREFYKLRDIQRFTKAKMVQRSVPSVGDVEQAKTEMFLNRVRESMTAGELDKQIRTVEHFLENEQVSSLDMAAALLKMLMGPPREAQDDTLLFTEPSRGRFGDREHPGGRSREIAPRQGMTRLQLNVGRHQNVEVRDVVGAIAGETGLSGRQIGKILLQDNRSFVEVPSEFAGEVVRVMNGNQIRGLRIEVKELAQGGHADDDQRPPRKRPATVRPFRAKRPMGGGSQGWDK